One segment of Candidatus Poribacteria bacterium DNA contains the following:
- a CDS encoding DUF2851 family protein, producing METYIDDAVEIERLFKRFREINETYKPDLDKIDEAFVQKLWHEQRFFDTNMASIDRRAIRVLKPGIWNHNEGPDFMHAEVEIDGKLHVGDVEIHVQSSEWYTHKHHLNSRYNRVILHAVYFDDDINLRIRLQNNKRVPTLELLKWVAADTGDLYDNTQNTGTENGICRVTGKQLNIEVLKGVFESLGRERFLEKTASMRLLRTRLDFEQLLYEGIMEALGYERNSKALRELAQHVPLSDLDQKSELEIQAILFGVAGLLPSQREEPLPPEVTDDPSVVALEELWRGSEYAELSPRMTEARWSFTGRPLNSPTRRIAAISQLIHRSQGSLMMYFLPICEKVVAADTRKSLRAIEKEVTNLLMIEPIGYWEKHANFGTGGTRNAVLIGKSRAIDIIVNKILPVAYVWAIEANSQKLQDGLLRLYSVASKSTGNQIIRKIDKQIFTETQRMRLLKPTAKIEQGIIRLHKNYCADWLCDLCPILEHDAVFSEEG from the coding sequence ATGGAAACATATATAGATGATGCAGTCGAGATTGAACGCCTCTTTAAACGCTTCAGAGAAATTAATGAGACTTATAAGCCGGATCTCGATAAGATCGATGAAGCCTTCGTTCAGAAATTGTGGCATGAGCAACGCTTTTTTGATACCAACATGGCATCAATTGATAGACGCGCGATTCGCGTGCTAAAACCTGGAATCTGGAATCATAACGAAGGTCCTGATTTTATGCACGCCGAGGTTGAGATTGATGGAAAACTCCACGTCGGCGATGTCGAGATTCATGTCCAATCTTCGGAGTGGTATACGCACAAGCATCACCTCAATTCCAGATATAATCGTGTTATACTGCATGCTGTGTATTTTGACGATGACATCAATCTGCGGATTCGGCTCCAGAACAACAAGCGCGTGCCGACCTTAGAACTGCTGAAATGGGTCGCGGCGGATACCGGTGATTTGTACGACAATACCCAAAATACGGGGACTGAAAATGGAATCTGTCGAGTGACGGGAAAGCAGCTGAACATAGAGGTCCTGAAAGGGGTCTTTGAATCTTTAGGACGTGAACGGTTTTTGGAAAAGACAGCGTCGATGCGTTTGTTAAGAACGCGCCTTGATTTCGAGCAACTTCTCTACGAAGGGATCATGGAGGCGTTGGGATACGAACGCAACAGCAAGGCGTTGAGAGAATTGGCGCAGCACGTCCCGCTCTCTGATCTCGATCAGAAATCTGAACTGGAGATTCAAGCGATCCTTTTTGGAGTCGCCGGACTCTTACCCTCACAAAGGGAGGAACCCCTGCCTCCGGAGGTAACAGACGATCCGAGTGTTGTAGCGTTAGAAGAATTGTGGCGTGGATCAGAATATGCTGAACTTTCCCCACGTATGACAGAAGCACGCTGGAGCTTCACTGGGAGGCCCCTGAACTCTCCTACCCGACGCATTGCCGCGATAAGCCAGTTAATCCATCGTTCACAAGGCAGTCTGATGATGTATTTTCTGCCGATCTGTGAAAAGGTTGTGGCTGCAGACACGCGAAAGTCGTTACGCGCTATCGAAAAAGAGGTGACAAATCTACTGATGATAGAACCCATCGGCTACTGGGAAAAGCACGCTAACTTCGGGACAGGCGGCACTCGGAACGCGGTGTTGATTGGAAAGAGTCGGGCTATAGACATCATCGTCAATAAAATTTTACCAGTCGCCTATGTTTGGGCAATTGAAGCGAATAGTCAGAAATTGCAGGACGGACTCCTAAGACTTTACAGTGTCGCCTCCAAATCAACAGGCAATCAGATTATCCGTAAAATTGATAAACAGATTTTCACAGAGACGCAGCGGATGCGTCTTTTGAAACCGACTGCTAAAATTGAGCAGGGGATCATCCGTCTCCATAAAAATTATTGTGCTGACTGGCTCTGCGACCTATGCCCTATTTTAGAGCATGACGCGGTTTTCTCGGAGGAAGGTTAG
- the thiE gene encoding thiamine phosphate synthase: MKDIGVLHVITDTTLQSRFTHAELAALAIEGGADTVQFRQKQGTTRELIAMAQSMQAVCSRHTVPLIVNDRADIALAVGATGAHFGQDDMPVSIGRRMLSPEAILGASARTEEKILAAISEGADYIGYGPIYGTTSKPDAETAKGLERLRRMCDIAACPVIAIGGIGIQTAGEVIRAGAHGIAVISAVCAHPEPQVATRALLNEIQEAK, from the coding sequence ATGAAAGACATCGGCGTTTTACACGTCATCACGGATACGACGCTACAATCTCGATTTACGCACGCCGAATTGGCGGCGTTGGCAATTGAAGGCGGTGCAGATACGGTGCAATTCCGGCAGAAACAAGGGACGACGCGCGAATTAATAGCGATGGCACAATCCATGCAAGCCGTATGTTCAAGACACACTGTGCCGTTGATTGTGAACGATAGAGCCGATATTGCCTTGGCTGTTGGGGCGACGGGGGCACACTTTGGACAAGACGATATGCCTGTTTCTATCGGAAGACGGATGCTATCTCCAGAGGCAATCCTTGGCGCATCTGCCCGAACCGAAGAGAAAATACTCGCCGCAATTTCAGAAGGGGCTGACTACATCGGGTATGGACCTATCTATGGAACCACTTCAAAGCCAGACGCGGAAACGGCGAAGGGGTTAGAGAGGCTCCGCCGAATGTGCGACATCGCGGCGTGTCCGGTTATCGCAATCGGTGGGATTGGTATTCAGACCGCAGGTGAAGTCATTCGGGCAGGGGCGCACGGCATCGCCGTAATTTCCGCTGTTTGCGCCCACCCTGAACCACAAGTCGCAACGCGGGCATTGCTGAACGAAATTCAGGAGGCGAAGTAG